In the genome of Euleptes europaea isolate rEulEur1 chromosome 4, rEulEur1.hap1, whole genome shotgun sequence, the window GCAAGAGAATCAACCCTTCCTCACATAATAAACCAATAAACATTCATCAACATGAGAATAATTATGTGATATTAATAGTAAACTAATAAGAAAATCACATAATTGAATCATTTTCACAATAGGAGAAATTAAATTTCTTATTCTGCTGTCAAATTGGGTATTGGCATCGTATTACATTAAGTTTATTCAAGAATGCATCTGTATTAATATAACCCTTTTCATTTCCTGTATGTTCAAATAGAATACACTCAATTCAACTTTCTAGTGAGTCATTCTAGACCTCTGTATACTTAAAGCcatggcatagcccaatctcctcagatctcaaaagctaaacagggccagtacttggatggggaaccaccaaggaagacctgcagaggaaggcacaagcaaacccccctctgcttctcacttgccgtaTAGGTCAAGAAAGCAGCTTctatgttttatttcattttgtcgTTATCTGACTTGTGTTCTAGTTACTACATTGTAAAAATACAGAAACCTGCAGTCTTACCTACTGATTCTACGTGTTATACAAACACAAGGCTTAATCCCAGTTTAATCTTCATTTGCTCTTCAGAGATGCATTCCCCAGCCTACAGAAAGAAGGCAACAAAATCAGCCTTTATGTCAAGGCCAGCCAGTTACATGGGTGATCACCTTTGAGTTAGTTTATTTTAACCATGGTTTCATATAATGTCTGAATTGGTCCTGCGTGCTCGTTGAGGAGCCGAATACATGTGCTCGTGCTCTAGTCTTTGCGCTTTGGTTGGTGAAGCTCTGTTCTCTGTGCCTAGAGAACCCCAAACCTGTTTTGTTCAGACCTCTTGTAACCTGGTCCTACTAGAACAGCACGAAAATGGCACGGTCCGAGATTGAAAGATACTGCTAACCTTgagaaatggaataaaatgaAATTGTGAGTTTGCTTTacggcagtttttttttttttttttaagaaaatgctACTTCTattgcagagagccagtgtggtgtagtagttgagagtggcggactctaatctggagaaccgggttcgattccccactcctccacatgaagcctgctgggggaccttgggccagtttcagttctctccaaacctctctcagcccatgtggaggcaggcgacggcaaactacctccgaacgtctcttgccttgaaaaccctacggggtcgccataagtcagctgtgacttgacggcactcgcCACCACACTTCTGTTGGCACTTGTCATGCCCACAGTGCTTTACGGCCCCATTACTGCCTTTGTTCATACACAGAGAGTATATTCCACTcatttcccttttttgttttcgtaGAAACGGCATAATGTCGAGAGATATCCGTGACCCCTTTCCCCACTCTCCGTATGCTCTTCCGCAGGCAAAGCTGTGTTTCTCGCGAGAGACAAGCACCACTTGGCAGACCTGAGCCATCTCATCCGCCACGAGGCCCCTTACCTGTTCCAGAAGTACATCCAGGAGTCCCACGGCAAAGATGTCCGTGTCATCGTAGTGGGAGGCCGTGTAGTGGGCACTATGCTGCGCTGCTCAACGGACGGCAGAATGCAAAGCAATTGCTCGCTCGGTAAGAATGCACGCCTGGTCGTTGTTGGTCTCCCCAAGGGAGAGCCTCAACCCTAATCCAAGGGAATTATTTTGTGCAGAAGGCTGCTTTAAATCCAGTGTTAGAGGGAAGATTAGGCCGACTTTTTAATTGGTActaggaggggctgtggaagaAATGGAAAGGAAGGTGTGTTTAGGATACGATCCAGGGAACTAACCGCCCTATAACTTATGTTTATCTGGTTATATTTAGTCCTAATTACCGGTGATGTAGGGCGGAATTTTTTTCTGAAGATTTTCTGATGCTGTATGTTtctgtggaattttttttttgtcccaccTATGTAAATATAATCTGTTTATCTAAAGTAGTCAGGGCTGTATTACTGCAAATCAGTCATTTCGGATGGGCTAAATGTGGAATGTGAAGCGTGGACTGACCACAGCCCTCGTACACGGTGGTATTTTGTCTTCTTTCGGTAACGTTATTTAAATTTTGCTAGcattgtttacatttttaaaaattatttattttaatttgaatCAGAAAAATTTCCAGAAAATGTTCTGatctttatttccccccaaaatgcacaTCACTGCTAATCACAGAACACAGATTGCAGGTCAGTGTTATTAGTTCTACATCTGTTTTTACTGCAAACTTAGTTGGCCATTAGTTTTGGCTAATTGATGAGAAGTAGCTTCAGCATAATTTATTGTACCTATGGTACAGCTTCTTAAAAATCATCCATGTTGTTTTGCCCAGTCAGTTCAGAATTAGTTGAAGACAAATAGTATTTTGCTTTTGTTGCTTTTCtgcttatgatgcatacctattatctccaggatcagaagagcatgcccattatgttaggtgctgtggaacacaggtaggataatgctgctgcagtcgttttgcttgtgggcttcctagaggtacctggttggccgctgtgtgaacggactgctggactcaatgggcctcggtctgacccatcagggcctttcttatgttcttacgatctttctctccctccccctcgtcAGGTGGCATCGGAATGATGTGCTCGTTGAGCGAACAAGGCAAGCAGCTGGCCGTCCAGGTGTCTAACATCCTGGGGATGGATGTGTGCGGCATCGACCTCCTCATGAAGGACGACGGCTCGTTTTACGTCTGCGAGGCCAACGCAAATGTAGGTTTCATTGCCTTTGACAAGGCTTGTAATCTAGACGTAGCTGGTATCATAGCGGACTACGccgcttccctccttccccccggcCGCTTGACGCGGCGCATGTCCTTGCTCTCCGTGGTGTCCACGGCGAGCGAGACTAGCGAGCCGGAGCTGGGCCCTCCAGCTAGCGCCGCTGTCGATAACATGAGCGCCAGCTCCAGCTCGGTCGACAGCGACCCTGAAACCACGGAGAGGGAGCTGATGCCGAAGCTCCCGGAGGGTCTGTTCAACATGAACCAGCTAATAGCCAATGAGATTAAGCTCCTGGTGGAGTGATGCCacaggtgtgtgcgtgtgtgtatatatatatatgaccaaCTTTCTtgtacatttcttttttttaaaacaaccaaCTTGTAGTGCTGTTTATCAGACGCGACTCATGGAGATTAGGGGAGGGGGTTTAGCCTGGGGGTAAAAGTCAAAATGCGCATGTGCTAGGAATGCTGCTTTTTGCCACTTATTAAACTTGCAGGGCATAACTTTTAGTTTATATGTTTTTGGCAGCCAACTGCGATACCCAGTTTTAAAAGCCTGTATTTCTgggttcttaaaaaaacaaaaacacaccaaTATTTTTCATCAGGGATGCCACTGTGATCTTAACCCCCCACCAGCAGAGCACGTGTGTTACTGGGGTACAGTTTCAGCTTAATCATGCGCTGTCGGAGTTTACCGGTTGCGTTGAGTTCTCCAAAGACGTCTGTGAACTGACGTGTCTGCAAGCC includes:
- the RIMKLB gene encoding beta-citrylglutamate synthase B; this encodes MCSSIAPRLWFLTDRRIREDYPQQEILRALKAKCCEEDLDFRALVMDEVVLTIEQGNLGLRVNGELITAYPQVVVVRVPTPWVQSDSDITVLRHLEKMGCRLMNRPQAILNCVNKFWTFQELAGHGVPLPDTFSYGGHEHFAKMIDEAEVLEFPMVVKNTRGHRGKAVFLARDKHHLADLSHLIRHEAPYLFQKYIQESHGKDVRVIVVGGRVVGTMLRCSTDGRMQSNCSLGGIGMMCSLSEQGKQLAVQVSNILGMDVCGIDLLMKDDGSFYVCEANANVGFIAFDKACNLDVAGIIADYAASLLPPGRLTRRMSLLSVVSTASETSEPELGPPASAAVDNMSASSSSVDSDPETTERELMPKLPEGLFNMNQLIANEIKLLVE